In a single window of the Natronosalvus caseinilyticus genome:
- a CDS encoding molybdopterin synthase, protein MHVLGIIGDEPADVLERTADLAVDRLSQAGRVGVVRYDATIADGLADAHGSGLTPGGDVTYALGADGDWTATGTGLSVTDALDTLATDCAFAVVVGLEIPGHPSVVVGSDAAIARSPVLATVDAPGNLDLTSLVAELEVHEPYETLESLVDRLRDRPAADRAGAIATFTGRVRAKDTPDDERTEYLEFETYEGVAEQRMATIQAELEAREGVFGVELHHRTGVVRDGEDIVYVVVLAGHREEAFRTVEDGINRLKDEVPLFKKEVTVEDEFWVHERS, encoded by the coding sequence ATGCACGTCCTCGGCATCATCGGCGACGAGCCCGCCGACGTCCTCGAGCGAACGGCCGACCTGGCCGTGGACAGGCTCTCGCAGGCGGGCCGAGTCGGCGTCGTCCGCTACGACGCGACGATCGCGGACGGACTGGCGGACGCCCACGGTTCGGGACTCACTCCCGGCGGCGACGTCACCTACGCCCTCGGCGCCGACGGCGACTGGACGGCCACGGGAACCGGTCTCTCGGTGACCGACGCCCTCGACACGCTGGCAACCGACTGCGCGTTCGCGGTCGTCGTCGGCCTCGAGATCCCCGGCCACCCGTCGGTCGTGGTCGGCAGCGACGCCGCGATCGCTCGTTCGCCGGTTCTCGCGACCGTCGACGCACCCGGCAACCTCGATCTCACGTCCCTCGTCGCGGAACTCGAGGTCCACGAGCCCTACGAGACGCTCGAGTCCCTCGTCGATCGCCTCAGGGATCGTCCGGCAGCGGACCGAGCGGGAGCGATCGCGACGTTCACCGGGCGCGTCCGCGCGAAAGACACGCCGGACGACGAGCGGACGGAGTACCTCGAGTTCGAGACCTACGAGGGAGTCGCCGAGCAGCGCATGGCGACGATCCAGGCGGAACTCGAGGCGCGCGAGGGCGTCTTCGGTGTCGAGTTACACCACCGGACGGGCGTCGTCCGCGACGGCGAGGACATCGTGTACGTCGTCGTCCTCGCCGGCCACCGCGAGGAGGCGTTTCGGACGGTCGAAGACGGGATCAATCGGCTCAAAGACGAGGTGCCCCTGTTCAAGAAGGAAGTGACGGTCGAGGACGAATTCTGGGTTCACGAACGCTCGTGA
- a CDS encoding DUF7123 family protein gives MSTTAQPSTDRKELRLKQYLRDRAADGEMYFKGKFIADDVGLSPKEIGALMVKLSDSATDLEIEKWSYTSATTWRVAPA, from the coding sequence ATGAGCACGACAGCCCAACCCTCCACCGACCGCAAAGAACTCCGCCTGAAGCAGTACCTGCGCGACCGTGCCGCAGACGGCGAGATGTACTTCAAAGGGAAGTTCATCGCCGACGATGTCGGCCTCTCCCCCAAGGAAATCGGCGCGCTGATGGTCAAGCTCTCCGACTCGGCGACCGACCTCGAGATCGAGAAGTGGTCGTACACGAGTGCGACGACCTGGCGCGTCGCCCCCGCCTGA
- a CDS encoding site-2 protease family protein: protein MDPADPTDPVDGPPLESIEPAFSVYEIAVDDEEIRYYGTPQMAPERMMRELWRDFRDAGYDVQLTVRRGEYVLVAEPLSLGPDGVPWTNVFLLLATVVSTLFAGTMWYGIDPIADPTEMWRAWPFTVAILGVLGVHEMGHYVLSRYHRVDASLPYFLPVPTLIGTMGAVIKMKGQMPDRKALFDIGVAGPIAGLVATVVVTVVGLHLPPVPVPEGATDPNATQIRLGFPPMLELIAVAVDQPLYADDQTRNVNPVVIGGWVGMFITFLNLIPVGQLDGGHILRAMAGDLQETIAALVPGVLFALAGYLYYVGDYSGNSVFIWVFWGLFTGLLAAVGPAVPIDDDRLDRKRFALGVVTFGLGLLCFMPAPIAVIN, encoded by the coding sequence ATGGATCCGGCGGACCCGACCGACCCCGTCGATGGCCCGCCCCTCGAGTCGATCGAACCGGCGTTTTCGGTCTACGAGATCGCCGTCGACGACGAGGAGATTCGCTACTACGGCACGCCGCAAATGGCCCCCGAGCGGATGATGCGCGAACTCTGGCGGGACTTTCGAGACGCCGGCTACGACGTGCAACTCACGGTTCGCCGCGGCGAGTACGTGCTCGTCGCGGAACCGCTCTCGCTCGGCCCGGACGGCGTCCCCTGGACGAACGTCTTTCTCTTGCTCGCCACGGTCGTCTCGACACTGTTCGCCGGGACGATGTGGTACGGTATCGACCCGATCGCCGACCCGACCGAGATGTGGCGCGCCTGGCCGTTCACCGTCGCGATCCTCGGCGTCCTCGGCGTCCACGAGATGGGCCACTACGTGCTGAGTCGCTACCACCGGGTGGACGCCTCCCTGCCGTACTTCCTGCCGGTGCCGACGCTCATCGGGACGATGGGCGCCGTGATCAAGATGAAAGGGCAAATGCCCGACCGCAAGGCGCTGTTCGACATCGGCGTCGCGGGTCCGATCGCCGGGCTCGTCGCGACGGTCGTCGTCACCGTCGTCGGTCTCCACCTCCCGCCGGTTCCGGTCCCCGAGGGGGCGACCGACCCGAATGCGACCCAGATTCGACTGGGGTTCCCGCCGATGCTCGAGTTGATCGCGGTCGCCGTCGATCAGCCGCTGTACGCCGACGATCAGACGCGAAACGTCAACCCGGTCGTCATCGGCGGCTGGGTCGGGATGTTCATCACGTTCCTGAACCTGATTCCGGTGGGCCAACTCGACGGCGGCCACATCCTCCGGGCGATGGCCGGCGACCTCCAGGAGACCATCGCAGCGCTGGTGCCCGGGGTCCTGTTCGCGCTCGCGGGCTACCTCTACTACGTGGGCGACTACAGCGGAAACTCGGTGTTCATCTGGGTGTTCTGGGGGCTGTTTACCGGGTTGCTCGCGGCCGTGGGTCCAGCGGTTCCGATCGACGACGACCGGCTGGACCGCAAACGGTTCGCACTCGGGGTCGTCACGTTCGGGCTGGGATTGCTGTGTTTTATGCCCGCGCCGATCGCCGTGATCAACTGA
- the thiL gene encoding thiamine-phosphate kinase, with translation MDERAALALLENRLDPVGDDAAVVDDLVITTDMLHETTDFPPGTTRYTVGWRAVGASLSDVAAMGAEATAAVAAYAAPEFDAADLEAFVDGASAVCDLVNATYVGGDLDTHRELTVATTAVGRADEPVFRDGASPGDVVCVTGTLGRTAAALELFEVGKDGRDGNEGRDSRDGGDEEGNSVLERANDLFQFEPRVRAGRALAPHASAMMDSSDGLARSLHQLAEASDCGFAIERESIPVAPELEAVVDDHETALERAITTGEDFELVCTAPEAAVERVRDDLECSLSVVGRVVNADAKITLDGEALADRGYTHGE, from the coding sequence ATGGACGAACGGGCCGCGCTGGCGTTGCTCGAGAACCGGCTCGACCCGGTAGGTGACGACGCCGCCGTCGTGGACGACCTCGTCATCACGACGGACATGCTCCACGAGACGACCGACTTTCCGCCGGGGACGACCCGGTACACCGTCGGCTGGCGGGCCGTCGGCGCCTCGCTCTCGGACGTGGCGGCCATGGGCGCCGAGGCGACGGCGGCCGTCGCCGCCTACGCGGCCCCCGAGTTCGACGCCGCGGACCTCGAGGCGTTCGTCGACGGCGCGAGCGCGGTCTGTGACCTCGTGAACGCGACGTACGTCGGTGGCGATCTCGATACTCACCGGGAGTTGACGGTGGCGACGACCGCCGTCGGACGGGCCGACGAGCCGGTGTTTCGCGACGGGGCCTCTCCTGGGGATGTCGTCTGCGTGACGGGGACGCTCGGACGGACCGCGGCAGCTCTCGAGTTGTTCGAGGTCGGTAAAGATGGGAGAGACGGAAACGAGGGTAGAGACAGCAGAGACGGAGGCGACGAAGAGGGAAACAGCGTCCTCGAGCGAGCCAACGACCTCTTCCAGTTCGAGCCCCGCGTCCGCGCGGGTCGCGCCCTCGCCCCCCACGCGAGCGCGATGATGGACTCGAGCGACGGCCTCGCCCGATCGCTCCACCAGCTGGCCGAGGCCAGCGACTGCGGGTTCGCCATCGAGCGCGAGTCGATCCCCGTCGCGCCCGAGCTCGAGGCCGTCGTCGACGATCACGAAACCGCCCTCGAGCGAGCGATCACGACCGGCGAGGACTTCGAACTCGTCTGCACCGCGCCCGAGGCAGCCGTCGAACGTGTCCGGGACGACCTCGAGTGTTCGCTCTCGGTCGTCGGACGGGTCGTCAACGCCGACGCGAAGATCACACTCGACGGCGAAGCGCTGGCCGATCGGGGCTACACGCACGGCGAGTGA
- a CDS encoding 30S ribosomal protein S19e, producing MATMYDVPAEALIEALADDLEDDLEQPEWAAFAKNGVNRDLPPEQENFWAVRAASLLRKIADNGPIGVERLATEYGGAKRGSNRYQVAPDKRADGSRNVIRTILQQLEELDLVETAEGEGRRITAEGRSRLDETAGEVLSELDRPELERYA from the coding sequence ATGGCTACGATGTACGACGTCCCGGCGGAAGCGCTCATCGAGGCGCTCGCCGACGACCTCGAAGACGACCTCGAGCAACCGGAGTGGGCAGCGTTCGCGAAAAACGGCGTCAACCGAGACCTTCCCCCAGAGCAGGAGAACTTCTGGGCGGTCCGCGCGGCGAGTCTCCTTCGAAAAATCGCCGACAACGGTCCCATCGGCGTCGAGCGCCTGGCGACCGAGTACGGCGGCGCCAAACGCGGCTCGAACCGCTACCAGGTCGCCCCCGACAAGCGCGCCGACGGCTCTCGAAACGTCATTCGAACGATCCTCCAGCAACTCGAGGAGCTCGACCTCGTCGAGACCGCCGAGGGCGAGGGTCGCCGTATCACCGCCGAGGGACGCAGCCGCCTGGACGAGACCGCTGGGGAGGTCCTCTCGGAGCTCGACCGTCCGGAACTCGAGCGCTACGCCTGA
- a CDS encoding DNA-binding protein, with protein sequence MNGGQSDDDLEELRRKKLEQLQDRAESQGGQGQGQGRANAEAQEAAQQQADAQRQALLRQYLTDDARKRLNTVKMSKQQFGEQVERQVVALAQSGRIQGKIDDQKMEQLLKELQPEKKSFDIKRR encoded by the coding sequence ATGAACGGCGGACAATCTGACGACGACCTCGAGGAACTGCGCCGGAAGAAACTGGAGCAGCTACAGGACCGCGCCGAGTCCCAGGGTGGACAGGGGCAGGGACAGGGACGGGCCAACGCCGAGGCCCAGGAGGCCGCCCAGCAGCAGGCCGACGCCCAGCGCCAGGCCCTCCTGCGCCAGTACCTCACCGACGACGCGCGAAAGCGCCTGAACACCGTCAAGATGAGCAAACAGCAGTTCGGCGAGCAGGTCGAACGCCAGGTCGTCGCCCTTGCCCAGAGCGGGCGCATCCAGGGCAAGATCGACGACCAGAAGATGGAGCAGTTGCTCAAGGAACTCCAGCCAGAGAAGAAGAGCTTCGACATCAAGCGCCGCTAG
- a CDS encoding DUF7411 family protein, giving the protein MDESTPASLRLGLLYSGGKDSTLAALMLEDFYDVTLTTATFGVTDDWTYARDTARSLGFTFEKLELDSDVATEAVETIRTDGFPRNGIQRVHQHALERLAEMDFDAVADGTRRDDRVPTVSRAQAQSLEDRHDVDYIAPLSGFGRQAVDRLVESTLDVTVGPSEEITRADYEAELRALIAERDGEAALGSIFPAHEQTHVTGVQERNR; this is encoded by the coding sequence ATGGACGAGTCGACGCCCGCCTCACTCCGTCTCGGGCTCCTCTACAGCGGCGGCAAGGACTCGACGCTCGCCGCACTCATGCTCGAGGACTTCTACGACGTGACGCTGACGACAGCCACCTTCGGCGTCACCGACGACTGGACCTACGCGCGAGACACCGCCCGTTCGCTCGGCTTCACGTTCGAGAAGCTCGAACTCGATTCCGACGTCGCGACCGAGGCCGTCGAGACGATTCGCACCGACGGTTTCCCGCGAAACGGGATCCAGCGGGTCCACCAGCACGCCCTCGAGCGCCTGGCGGAGATGGACTTCGACGCCGTCGCCGACGGAACGCGACGCGACGACCGGGTTCCGACGGTCTCGCGCGCCCAGGCCCAGAGCCTCGAGGATCGCCACGACGTCGACTACATCGCACCGCTGTCGGGGTTCGGCCGCCAGGCGGTCGATCGGCTGGTCGAGTCGACGCTGGATGTGACGGTCGGACCGAGCGAGGAGATCACGCGGGCGGATTACGAGGCCGAGTTGCGAGCGCTCATCGCCGAGCGCGACGGCGAGGCGGCGCTCGGGTCGATCTTCCCGGCTCACGAACAGACGCACGTCACGGGCGTACAGGAACGGAATCGCTGA
- a CDS encoding CPBP family intramembrane glutamic endopeptidase: MDTVNRTSGYTRSILVAVGLIIAGFIAQTFASLPAVLVDPQVAEAPLETSYEVRALYLIPQFIGFVVVGGAYLQWTGRGLGFVDLSIPSLRQSIIGIVGVVGSIAFVMVAGVVIQVIGIEATSNQILQFVGEDPTMVLIMIVIVFLFNAPAEEFLFRGIIQKRLYEAFTKPQAIVVTSAIFGLVHVPIYLVSGQPLVGTFASILIVAGAAVIFGYLYAITDNLFVPIAAHAGYNAFQFGLLYLALKYGNEELIEEATSIVVTLLETGSILL; the protein is encoded by the coding sequence ATGGACACCGTGAATCGGACCAGCGGATACACCCGATCCATACTCGTCGCCGTTGGGCTGATAATTGCCGGATTTATAGCACAAACGTTCGCTTCTCTACCGGCGGTACTCGTCGACCCACAGGTAGCCGAAGCGCCGCTCGAGACCTCCTACGAGGTCAGGGCGCTTTACCTGATCCCACAATTCATCGGATTCGTCGTCGTTGGTGGCGCGTATCTACAGTGGACTGGCCGCGGGCTGGGGTTCGTCGACCTCTCGATTCCGAGTCTTCGCCAATCGATCATCGGCATCGTCGGCGTGGTCGGGAGCATCGCGTTCGTGATGGTCGCGGGCGTCGTCATCCAGGTCATCGGGATCGAAGCGACGTCGAATCAAATTCTCCAGTTCGTCGGCGAAGATCCGACGATGGTACTCATCATGATCGTCATCGTCTTCCTGTTCAACGCACCCGCCGAGGAGTTCCTCTTCCGGGGAATTATACAGAAGCGACTCTACGAAGCGTTCACGAAACCACAGGCGATCGTCGTGACGAGTGCCATCTTCGGCCTGGTCCACGTTCCCATCTACCTCGTCAGTGGACAGCCACTCGTGGGGACGTTCGCCTCGATACTGATCGTCGCCGGTGCGGCAGTCATCTTCGGCTACCTGTATGCGATCACCGACAATCTCTTCGTGCCGATCGCCGCCCACGCCGGATACAACGCGTTCCAGTTCGGGCTCCTCTACCTCGCGCTCAAGTACGGTAACGAAGAACTGATCGAGGAGGCGACCTCGATCGTCGTAACCCTTCTCGAGACGGGCTCGATCCTCCTGTAG
- a CDS encoding OapC/ArvC family zinc-ribbon domain-containing protein, producing MPHQCTTCGRTFPDGSKEMLSGCPNCGGNKFQFAPASSGSATSSGTDTDTKAATGGQSGGITRASESKSESASSSEGVGDGDGRGITQSGSTSGSTSTSESTATSRTWPQTASEPASTEQDDAPAEFTEWPESARRPDDRGRAEKHTERSAPRADDSTVEAGDTHTEPEGSEGDEDAAQASARSDVVSSDELPTSSATGPAEEQAGPDVENGRVVSEPTDDERPSLEDLREELNEQFESIKILKPGQYELNLMELYDREEYIVSLQEDGRYVIDVPDSWRDSE from the coding sequence ATGCCACACCAGTGTACCACCTGCGGCCGGACGTTTCCCGACGGATCCAAAGAGATGCTCTCGGGGTGTCCGAACTGTGGCGGCAACAAGTTCCAGTTTGCGCCGGCGTCGTCCGGCAGCGCGACCTCGAGTGGGACCGACACCGACACCAAGGCAGCCACCGGCGGTCAGTCCGGCGGTATCACGCGAGCGTCCGAGTCCAAGTCCGAGTCGGCGTCCTCGAGTGAGGGTGTCGGTGACGGTGACGGGCGCGGGATTACGCAGTCGGGTTCGACGTCCGGATCCACCTCGACGTCGGAATCAACGGCGACGAGCCGCACCTGGCCCCAAACTGCGAGCGAACCCGCCTCGACCGAGCAGGACGACGCGCCAGCGGAGTTCACCGAGTGGCCCGAGTCGGCACGACGGCCCGACGATCGCGGTCGAGCGGAAAAACACACCGAGCGGTCCGCACCTCGAGCGGACGACTCGACCGTCGAAGCAGGTGACACCCACACCGAACCCGAAGGAAGTGAGGGGGACGAGGACGCCGCCCAGGCGAGCGCCCGGAGCGACGTCGTCTCGAGCGACGAACTCCCCACTTCGAGTGCGACCGGCCCGGCCGAAGAGCAGGCAGGTCCCGACGTCGAAAACGGCCGCGTCGTCAGCGAACCGACGGACGACGAGCGTCCGTCGCTCGAGGACCTCCGCGAGGAACTCAACGAGCAGTTCGAGAGCATCAAGATCCTCAAGCCCGGCCAGTACGAACTCAACCTGATGGAACTCTACGACCGCGAGGAGTACATCGTCTCCCTGCAGGAAGACGGCCGGTACGTGATCGACGTGCCGGACTCCTGGCGCGACAGCGAGTGA
- a CDS encoding DUF2073 domain-containing protein codes for MPEATKADDNRHDGVQIDLISGERMEGLASMEKIRMILDGVHDGNIVILEEGLTPDEESRLIEVTMAEISPDEFNGIEIETYPKSGTRDSSLLGRIMGNDESPKKLTVIGPANQIETLHKDETLISALVSRS; via the coding sequence ATGCCTGAAGCAACCAAAGCCGACGACAACCGCCACGACGGCGTCCAGATCGACCTCATCAGCGGGGAACGCATGGAGGGTCTGGCGAGCATGGAGAAGATCCGGATGATCCTCGACGGCGTCCACGACGGAAACATCGTCATCCTCGAGGAGGGGCTCACCCCGGACGAGGAGAGTCGCCTGATCGAGGTGACGATGGCCGAGATCAGCCCCGACGAGTTCAACGGCATCGAGATCGAAACCTATCCGAAGTCCGGCACCCGCGACTCCTCGCTGCTCGGCCGGATCATGGGCAACGACGAGTCGCCGAAGAAACTCACCGTCATCGGGCCGGCGAACCAGATCGAGACCCTGCACAAGGACGAGACGCTCATCAGCGCGCTCGTCTCCCGGAGCTAA
- a CDS encoding Era-like GTP-binding protein — protein sequence MGLFTGLKDSISRATDRLFSEQEPKRIGIYGPPNAGKTTLANRIARDWTGDAIGTESHIPHETRRARRKEDVEIERNGKSVTIDIVDTPGVTTKVDYEEFTDEMEKDDAIRRSREATEGVAEAMHWLREDVDGVIYVLDSAEDPITQVNTMLIGIIESRDLPVLIFANKIDLPESSVKRIEDAFPQHKTVPLSAKEGENMDEVYENIAEYFG from the coding sequence ATGGGATTGTTTACAGGACTCAAAGATAGCATCTCTCGCGCGACGGATCGGCTCTTCTCCGAGCAGGAGCCAAAGCGGATCGGCATCTATGGCCCCCCAAACGCCGGGAAGACGACCCTCGCGAATCGTATCGCCCGTGATTGGACCGGTGACGCCATCGGTACCGAAAGCCACATTCCCCACGAAACCCGGCGCGCTCGCCGGAAAGAAGACGTCGAAATCGAGCGAAACGGCAAGTCGGTGACCATCGACATCGTCGACACCCCCGGCGTGACGACGAAAGTCGATTACGAGGAGTTCACCGACGAAATGGAGAAAGACGACGCGATCAGGCGCTCTCGAGAGGCCACGGAAGGCGTCGCCGAGGCCATGCACTGGCTTCGCGAGGACGTCGACGGCGTCATCTACGTACTCGACAGCGCCGAAGACCCGATCACGCAGGTCAACACGATGCTGATCGGCATCATCGAATCGCGCGACCTGCCCGTGCTCATCTTCGCGAACAAGATCGACCTCCCCGAATCGAGCGTCAAGCGGATCGAGGACGCCTTCCCCCAGCACAAGACGGTCCCGCTGTCGGCGAAGGAAGGAGAGAACATGGACGAAGTGTACGAGAACATCGCGGAGTACTTTGGATAA
- a CDS encoding AzlC family ABC transporter permease gives MAPSHDYSSSADAAPDSAVSFSLEGVRTGFLTCIPVALGVAGYGVAFGVVANQAGLSVAEAALMSTTVVAGASQLIAVELWADPLPVTAILVTTVAVNLRYSLMGAALERWFRHLSPAQVYGSLFLMADENWALTVRDLKTGSGRGAFLLGSGIAIWTFWVASTVVGVLAGGVIGDPARYGFDFILAAVFLALAADLWDGRSTLVPWLVALATALAASSMLPGRWYILLGGLAAAVLEVIRYDA, from the coding sequence ATGGCTCCATCCCACGACTACTCCTCATCGGCAGATGCCGCCCCCGATTCCGCTGTCAGTTTCTCCCTCGAGGGCGTCCGAACCGGCTTTCTAACCTGTATCCCGGTCGCGCTCGGCGTCGCCGGCTACGGCGTCGCCTTCGGCGTCGTCGCGAACCAGGCCGGTCTCAGCGTCGCGGAAGCCGCGTTGATGAGCACGACGGTCGTCGCCGGTGCCTCACAGCTCATCGCGGTCGAGCTCTGGGCCGACCCGCTTCCGGTCACCGCGATCCTCGTGACGACCGTCGCCGTCAACCTCCGGTACTCGCTCATGGGCGCCGCCCTCGAGCGCTGGTTTCGCCACCTCTCGCCCGCCCAGGTCTACGGCAGCCTCTTCCTGATGGCCGACGAGAACTGGGCGCTCACCGTTCGCGACCTGAAAACCGGGAGCGGCCGCGGCGCCTTCCTCCTCGGCAGCGGCATCGCGATCTGGACCTTCTGGGTCGCCTCGACGGTCGTCGGCGTCCTCGCCGGTGGCGTCATCGGTGATCCGGCCAGGTACGGATTCGACTTCATCCTCGCCGCCGTCTTCCTCGCGCTCGCGGCCGACCTGTGGGACGGCCGGTCGACGCTCGTCCCCTGGCTCGTCGCCCTCGCCACGGCGCTGGCCGCCTCGTCGATGCTTCCCGGCCGCTGGTACATCCTCCTCGGCGGACTCGCCGCGGCGGTCCTCGAGGTGATCCGCTACGATGCGTGA
- a CDS encoding AzlD family protein, with protein MREGWLSLDPFVVAVVLAMAVLTYLTKVGGLWVLSRLEVSDRLEAGLSVLPGAIVIAILGPELASGGPVEWAAGAVVLAIAWRTENILLALCGGVLAVVAFRGLV; from the coding sequence ATGCGTGAGGGATGGCTCTCGCTCGATCCGTTCGTCGTCGCCGTCGTCCTCGCGATGGCCGTCCTCACCTACCTCACGAAGGTCGGCGGACTATGGGTCCTGAGCCGACTCGAGGTGAGCGACCGCCTCGAGGCCGGCCTGTCGGTGCTCCCGGGGGCGATCGTGATCGCCATCCTGGGGCCGGAACTGGCGTCGGGCGGGCCGGTCGAGTGGGCCGCCGGAGCCGTCGTCCTGGCAATCGCGTGGCGAACGGAGAACATCCTCCTGGCGCTTTGTGGCGGCGTCCTCGCGGTCGTAGCGTTTCGTGGTCTCGTCTGA
- a CDS encoding sensor histidine kinase has product METREATLAVDGDLVIEADEVYVRHLFRNLFENAIRHGGSDVAIEVGAVADGFYVADDGSGIPPEDRELVFEPGFTTAADKDGTGLGLAFVDRLAGIYDWDLQLTESDAGGAQFEFRDVTASESSP; this is encoded by the coding sequence GTGGAGACCCGTGAGGCGACCCTGGCGGTCGATGGCGACCTCGTGATCGAAGCGGACGAGGTGTACGTGCGACACCTGTTCAGGAACCTGTTCGAGAACGCGATTCGACACGGCGGATCGGACGTGGCGATCGAGGTCGGAGCGGTGGCGGACGGGTTCTACGTGGCCGACGACGGGAGCGGCATCCCGCCCGAAGACAGGGAGCTGGTGTTCGAGCCGGGGTTCACGACGGCCGCCGACAAAGACGGGACCGGACTCGGACTGGCGTTCGTCGACCGACTGGCCGGCATCTACGACTGGGACCTGCAGTTGACCGAGAGCGACGCCGGTGGAGCGCAATTTGAGTTTCGAGACGTGACCGCCAGCGAATCGTCACCCTGA
- a CDS encoding GAF domain-containing protein, translated as MSSSSDSETELYTRIHQQKVVSSLGRRALETDDIDRLMHDAAATVAETLDCEYCKVLELVPSGNVFLRQGVGWQEGIVGEAEVPTDTNSQAGYTLLSEEPVVVDDLRTEERFSGPDLLTDHDVVSGISVIIGTIDDPWGILGVHTTDQASFTDHDVDFVQSVANLLAAAIERHTYQDELEETVAELQKLNTRLEKFASMLAHELRNPVTIGQIYAQHLPEEAAPKAVENVVESFDRIENMIDVMLVLTRRGDAVGERHPCHSPRWLETSGTTWRPVRRPWRSMATS; from the coding sequence ATGAGTTCATCGTCCGACTCGGAGACGGAGCTTTACACCCGCATTCATCAGCAAAAAGTCGTTTCTTCGCTGGGAAGACGGGCGCTCGAGACGGACGACATCGATCGACTCATGCACGACGCAGCGGCGACAGTCGCGGAGACGCTCGACTGTGAGTACTGCAAGGTGCTCGAGTTGGTCCCCTCCGGGAACGTCTTCCTGCGACAGGGGGTGGGCTGGCAGGAGGGGATCGTCGGGGAGGCGGAGGTGCCGACGGATACGAACTCGCAGGCTGGGTACACGCTCCTCTCGGAGGAACCGGTCGTCGTCGACGACCTGCGGACCGAAGAGCGATTCAGTGGACCGGACCTCCTCACCGATCACGACGTGGTGAGCGGCATTAGCGTCATCATCGGCACCATCGACGATCCGTGGGGGATCCTGGGCGTCCACACGACGGACCAGGCCTCGTTCACCGACCACGACGTCGACTTCGTCCAGAGCGTCGCCAACCTCCTCGCCGCGGCGATTGAGCGCCACACCTACCAGGACGAACTCGAGGAGACGGTCGCGGAACTCCAGAAGTTGAACACGCGCCTCGAGAAGTTCGCCAGCATGCTCGCCCACGAACTCCGGAACCCGGTGACGATCGGCCAGATCTACGCCCAGCACCTGCCGGAGGAGGCCGCGCCGAAGGCGGTCGAAAACGTCGTGGAGTCGTTCGACCGGATCGAGAACATGATCGACGTGATGCTCGTGTTGACGCGGCGTGGGGACGCCGTCGGGGAACGGCACCCGTGTCACTCGCCGAGATGGCTCGAGACGTCTGGGACGACGTGGAGACCCGTGAGGCGACCCTGGCGGTCGATGGCGACCTCGTGA